The segment ATATCAAGCGAATGCCAAACATGGCTGACGCCGTCTATTTGCAGGTGGCACCGATTCTCGATGCAATCACGTTCGACTTCCTCAGCGATCGATTGGAGGTCTTTCTCCGAGACCGAGGCACCAATATCGAAACCGTTCGTGCTGCTTTTGGGCGGACCTTAAGTGGCTTCAAACCTGTCGATCTCATCGCGAGCGTCGAGGCGCTCGACGCCTTCCTCGCCACCGACGACGGGGCCAATCTGCTGGCCGGCTACAAGCGCGCCTCCAATATCCTGAAGGCTGAGGAGAAGAAGGGGCCCGTCCCGACCGGCGAACCGGGTGTCCCCGACGGCATCCCCGCACAGGAGGCGACCCTGATCTTTGCGGTCAAGGGCGCGGCATATGAGGTCGCCAAAGCCCTCGAGGCCGAGGATTTTGCCGAGGCCATGCGCCAGCTGGCCCTGCTCCGCGCGCCCGTGGACGCCTTCTTCACCGACGTCATGGTCAACTCCGACGTCCCCGAAGAGCGGGAGAACCGCCTGAAACTGTTGGGTCAGGTGCGCGACGTCATGGGCCGGGTGGCCGACTTCGGGCAGGTTTCCGGCTGACCCTCTCCCGGCGGGAGAGGGCTTGAGGCTCGCAGAGCGCAGCGATGCGCCAGCCGAAAGGGTGAGGGGTTAAGGTGCGAAAGGGTGAGGGCATGACCCCTCACCCTTTCGCGCAAGGATGATCGCTGCGCGCTCATGCGCTCAAGCCCTCTCCCTCTGGGAGAGGGTTCAGGACGGAACCAACCCCTCCTCATCACCCTTTGTTACATCCCGGTCTCGCCTTCGCGCGCCGGGCGCGTTAGTCAGGCCGACCGAGCGGGGCCTACCCGCCGATCTCGACGCGACCTCAGGGGACTATGGATGACACAGTGGGTGTACGGCTTCGGCGGCGGGTCCGCCGATGGCGATGCGTCGATGAAGAACCTGCTGGGGGGCAAGGGTGCCAATCTGGCGGAGATGTCGTCCCTGGGGCTGCCCGTTCCTCCGGGCTTCACCATCACCACCGAGGCGTGCGTCCACTACTATTCCAACGGCCAGAACTACCCCGACGGCCTGCACGGCCAGGTCGCTGAAGGATTGGCCAAGGTTGAGGCCGTCGTCGGCAAGACCTTCGGCGATGCGTCCAACCCGCTGCTGGTCTCCGTCCGCTCCGGCGCTCGCGCCTCCATGCCCGGCATGATGGACACGGTGCTGAACCTCGGCCTCAACGACGAGACGGTCGAGGGGCTGGCGAAACTGTCGGGCGACCGCCGCTTCGCCTTCGACAGCTATCGCCGCTTCATCACCATGTATTCGAACGTCGTGCTGGGCCTGAGCCACGACGATTTCGAGGAGGTCCTGGACGACCACAAGGACCGCCTCGGCGTCACCGTCGACACCGACCTGTCGGCCTCGGACTGGGAAAAGGTCGTCGCCGAATACAAGACGGTGGTCGAGCGCGAGCTGGGTCAGCCCTTCCCCCAGGATCCGCATGAACAGCTGTGGGGGGCGGTCTCGGCCGTATTCGCCAGCTGGATGAACGACCGGGCGAAATTCTATCGCCGCATGCACGACATCCCCGAAAGCTGGGGTACGGCCGTCAACGTCCAGTCGATGGTGTTCGGCAACATGGGCGAGACCTCGGCGACCGGCGTGGCTTTCACCCGCAACCCCTCGACCGGCGAGGCACGACTGTACGGCGAGTTCCTGATCAACGCCCAGGGCGAGGACGTCGTCGCAGGCATTCGCACGCCCCAGTCCCTGACCCGGATCGGCCGCGAGGAGATGGGTGAGACCGCGCCGTCCATGGAAGAGGCCATGCCCACGGTCTTCGCCCAGTTCGTCGATGTCGTCGGCAAGCTGGAAACCCACTACCGCGATATGCAGGATATCGAGTTCACGGTCGAACAGGGCCGACTGTGGATGCTGCAGACCCGCAACGGCAAGCGCACCGCCAAGTCGGCGCTGAAGATCGCCGTCGACCTCGCGGCAGAGGGCGTGATCTCGCAGGAGGAAGCCATCAGTCGGGTCGAGCCGTCGGCGCTGGACCAGCTGCTGCACCCGACTCTCGATCCGGACGCGACCCGCTCCGTGATCGCCACCGGCCTGCCCGCCAGCCCCGGCGCCGCGACCGGCAGGATCGTGTTCGACGCCAATGAGGCCGAGCGGCTGGGTCAGCTGGGCGACGCCGTCATCCTGGTCCGCGAGGAAACCAGCCCCGAAGACATCCACGGCATGCACGCGGCGCGCGGCATCGTCACGGCGCGCGGCGGCATGACCAGCCACGCGGCCGTGGTCGCGCGCGGCATGGGTCGGCCCTGCGTTTGCGGGATCAACGCCCTGTCGATCAACGAGCATGCCGGAACCTTCACCGCCCACGGCCGCACCTTCAAGGCGGGCGAGATCATCACCATCGACGGCTCGAAGGGCGAGGTGCTCGAAGGGTCTGTCGCGATGATCGAGCCGGAGCTGACAGGCGATTTCCAGACCCTGATGGCCTGGGCCGACAAGGTTCGTCGCCTGAAGGTCCGCGCCAATGCGGAGACCCCGCAGGACGCCAGGACCGCGCGCGGCTTCGGGGCCGAGGGCATCGGCCTTTGCCGCACCGAGCACATGTTCTTCGACGAGGCCCGGATCGCCGCCGTGCGCGAGATGATCCTGGCCGATGACGAGGCCGGCCGTCGCACGGCGCTGGCCAAGATCGAGCCGTTCCAGAAGTCGGACTTCGTGGAGCTGTTCACCATCATGGCCGGCCTGCCCGTCACGGTGCGGCTGCTGGATCCGCCGCTGCACGAATTCATTCCCCACACCGACGAGGACATCGACGCGCTGGCGGCGGCCTCCGGCATCGACGCCGCCAAGCTGAAACGCCGGGCCCGCGAGCTGCATGAGACCAACCCCATGCTCGGCCACCGCGGCTGCCGTCTCGGGGTCGCCTATCCGGAAATCTACGAGATGCAGGTGCGCGCGATCCTGGAGGCCGCGCTGGAGGTGAAGAAGACGGCCGCCGAGGCCCCGATCCCCGAGATCATGCACCCGCTGGTCGCCATGGGTCTGGAGATGAAATATCTGCGTGAGCTGACCGATCGCACGGCGAGGGACGTGTTCGACAAGGCCGGCGACACGGTTGAATACCTGGTCGGCACCATGATCGAACTGCCGCGCGCCGCCCTGCGCGCCGGCGACCTGGCCGAATACGCCGAATTCTTCTCCTTCGGCACCAACGACCTGACCCAGACGACCTTCGGCATCAGCCGGGACGACTCCGGCCGCTTCCTGCAGGCCTATATGGACAAGGGCATCTTCGAGACCGACCCCTTCGTCCGTCTGGACCAGGAGGGCGTAGGCGACCTGATCCGCATCGCGGCCGAACGGGGCGGGGCGGTCCGTCCGGACATCAAGATGGGCATCTGCGGCGAGCACGGCGGGGACCCGGCCTCGATCGCCTTCTGCGAACAGGTCGGCCTCGCCTACGTCAGCTGCAGCCCCTACCGCGTGCCGATCGCACGGCTGGCGGCGGCCCAGGCGGCGCTGAACGTGGAGCGCGAGAAGGATCGTTGATCGCCTTCCCTTCTCCCTTGAGGGGCGAAGAGCCATGAAGATCGCCGTGGTCGGTCCCGGTGCCATCGGCGCGACGGTCGCGGCGCACCTGTCGCATAACCTCGATGACCTGACGGTCTGCGTTCGAACCGTGTTTGATCATTTGGTCGTCGATACACCAGCCGGCCGCATCGAGGCGCTGCCGCACATCTTGACCCGCCCGGATCCGGCGCAGTCAGTCGAATGGGTGCAGGTGGCAACCAAGGCCTATGACGTTGAGGCGACCGCTCTCTGGCTGGCCAGGCTGGTGGGACGCCCGATGGAGTGGGATGCCCGGAAGGCGACATCGCCCGCCTCGGCACCCGACACGGGATTTCCACGCCGCTGAACCGGATGGTCGCAACCCCGCTGTCGGCGATGAAAAGGGCTAGGCTGGAGCACCCGGCTGTAGCGCCCATCGCATCGACCCCTCGCCGAACGGGCGCGAGAACCACTGCGAATAGCGATCAAAGGCCTCGACGACGGCCTCGCGAAGGTCCTGGGTCACCGGCTCGCCTCGGGTGCGCTTCAGCGCTGCCACGCAGTCGATGACGGTATTCTGGTGCGCAGATCCGCCCAGTGATCTCAGCACTGTCGCCACATCGCGGGCGAGGGCTTCCAGGAAGCCGGGCTGTTTGGGGCCGGCGGGCGCGTCGGACAATCCGGACTCTCCGTGATCGGCGGTGTCAGGCTGGCGAACGTCATTCCAGACTCATCCGTCGCGTGCAAGCCATGTCGGTGTTCGTCGGGTCATCAGTTCGTGATCGGACTGATACGGCTGCTGCACGCATCCACGGCGCGCCCGTCAGGCCGGTCTGCAGATCCGCGCGCGGGCATTGCTCCAGCACCGCCCCGACAGGGTCACGGCCCCCAGCGGGGCCTGGGCGTGGGACGCCCCCTCGCCGCCGTTCCAGGAGGCCTCGGTCACGCCCTCAAAGGTGTTGAGATAGACGAACACCTTCGGCGGGGAGATCGTGCCGGTGTTCAAGGTGATCGTGGTCGGATCGCTGTCGTCGACCGGGCAGGGCGCGTCGAGATAGACCTTTTCGTCCACGGCGATAAGACAATGGGTTGGGTCCGGTTCGGACACCGCTTTGGCGGCCTGCACCGTGACCGGAGCCTCGGTCGCGTTGCCGGTCCGGGGCTCTGTCGTGGTCCTGCCGCAGGCCCCGAGAGCGAACACCGCCAGTGCGACCGCGATTGATCCATCCCTCATCACCAACCCCTCCCTGTTTTCAGCCCCGTTGTCGCACGAACACCGTTCCGGCAGAATAGCCTGCGCCAAAGCTGCAGATCAGCCCCGTTTCGCCCGCTTCGAACCCGTCGTTGTGCAGGTGGAAGGCGATGATGGAGCCGGCCGACGAGGTGTTGGCGTACTCGTCCAGGATGATCACATTCTCGGCTTCGGTCGGGTCGCGGCCCAGGACCTTGCGGCCGATCATCGAGTTCATGTTGATGTTGGCCTGATGGAGCCACAGGCGCTTCAGGGCCGTGGGGTCGAGACCAAGATCACCCGCATGGTCGATGATCATGTCCGACACCATCGGCACGACGTCCTTGAAGACCTTGCGACCCTGCTGGATGAACAGCTTGTCGTCCTGCTGGCCGGCGGGGCGGTCCGATCCGGCGGCCGCGCCCGTCTCCCCGGCCCAGCGGTTCAGGAAGCCGAAGTTGTTGCGGATATTGTTGGAGAACACCGTCTTCAGCCGGGTCCCCAGGATGTCCCAGCCGCCCGGACCGGCCGTCTCCGACGACTCCACGATCACAGCGGTGCAGACGTCGCCGAAGATGAAGTGGCTGTCGCGATCGGTGAAGTTCAGGTGCGCCGAACAGACCTCCGGGTTGACCATCAGCACGGCCCTGGTCGGGTCGTTGGCGAGGAAGTCGGCCGCCGTCTTGATGCCGAAGGTCGCCGAGGAACAGGCCACGTTCATGTCGAAGCCGAAGCCCTCGATGCCCAGCGCCTGCTGGATCTCGATCGCCAGGGCCGGATAGGGGCGGGGCATGTTGGAGGCCGCGCACAGGACCGCACCGATCCCGCTGACCGGCTTGCCCCAGGCTTCGATGGCCTGCTGCGCCGCCTTGACGGCCATTTCGGCCATGATCGACAGTTCGTCGTTGGACCGTTCGGCGAGGTACGGAGCCATCCGCCCGGGATCCAGGATGCCCGCCTTGTCGAGGACGAACCGGCTCTTGATGCCCGACGCCTTCTCGATGAAGGCCTCGGACGACGGCGTCAGGGCTGCGACATCGCCCTCGGCGATCTGGCCCGCGTGGGCAGCGTTCCATCGCTCGGCCCAGGCATTGTAGGCCTCCACCAGTTCTGCGTTGGAAATGGACTGTTCGGGGGTGAACAGTCCGGTGGCGGCGATAACAGCGTGTGGCAAGTGGTTGTCCCTAACGCTCGCCTCGCTGAGGCTCGCTACTTGAGGGACGTTTGGCGTCCGCTCGGGTCGATCTGATGTGCTTCAATAGGCCGGTGGCGGTCGCTGGTCGAGACTGGCCTTGATGCCCTTCCACCAACGGGCGATCTGGTTCGAGGGTGCGGCCGGGGGCGGATCGTTCCGGGCCGCGATCAGCGCCTCGACCAGATCCTCCGCCTCGCAGGGCCAGCCCTCCGGCGTGACGTAGATCGGGTATTCGACCAGGGCCGCGGCGACCAGCGCGTCAAGACTCGCGCGCCGCGTCCGCCGCTCAAAGGTCATGGCGTCGGTCGTCAGACCCCAGCCGCCATAGAAGGGCCTACCATAGGTCGCCACCGTCTTGCCGCGCAGCAGGGCCTCGAACCCGGACAGGGAGGTCAGCGTCGCCAGCACGTCGCAGGCGTCCAGGCACTGGACGATATCCAGCCCGTCCGCCGTCGCATCGACCGCCTGGATGGCCGAGGCATCCAGCCTCCCCGGCCGGTTGCCATTCATCACGTCGGGGTGGTTGCGATAGATCAGGAAGGCATCGGGAAAGTCCGCCCGCGCCGCTGCCACCAGGCCCGAGTTGGTGCGGATGTCGCCGCAGCCTTTCAGGATCGACTTGTCGTTCTCGACCTGACCCACGACCAGCACCTTGCGGCGGTCCGCAGGCCAGTCCGGTCGCACTGCGGCACCCGCGAGATTGTATTTCGAAAGCCCCGCCTCGACGACCCGCGCCCTCAGCCGCGCCGCCCGGGCCAGCAGGTCAGACGACTGTCCGCCGCCCTCGATCAGGGTCTCCAGCCGCGACGGGCCGGTCGGGTCGTAATAGACGCCCTGGTCGTCCAGGGCGACGCTCAGCGCACCGAAGAAGTCGGAACCCAGTCCCCGGGAGCGGATGAAGCCATCTTCCATCCGCACGACGGGCACGGACGTCGCCGCCGCCACCGCGGCGATTTCCGGCGTCTCCTTGCCGGCCCAGTAGATCAGCCGCCCCGACCGGGCCTGTGCGTTCTGCCGGGCCTTAACGGGATTGCCAAAGTAGCGCAGCCGCGTGCGCGGGCCGTTCAGCAAGCGGCGGACAGGTGGCCGCTTGGCGGGAGAGAACCCGACCCCGGCCCAGTATCCAGAAAGGCGCTCGGCCCGGCCGCGCAGGGAGACCAGCCGCTCCAGTGCCGTCTCGACCTCGCATCGGCGGCCGGTGACCGGATCGACGTAACGGGCATACCGGATCATCGCCGCCGCCACGACGGTCTCGATGTCGCGCGCCGC is part of the Brevundimonas sp. AJA228-03 genome and harbors:
- a CDS encoding ketopantoate reductase family protein codes for the protein MKIAVVGPGAIGATVAAHLSHNLDDLTVCVRTVFDHLVVDTPAGRIEALPHILTRPDPAQSVEWVQVATKAYDVEATALWLARLVGRPMEWDARKATSPASAPDTGFPRR
- a CDS encoding capsular polysaccharide biosynthesis protein, with the protein product MQTPPLRRAWVCSPGIWDVRFLGTFLDDLSLRASPLAPIEAIVGWGLKPSSRSGRRRATRTGLPYLALEDGFLRSIGLGETGAASVSLVVDDLGIYYDATRPSRLERWIETADDWCDDAMRTRARALIDRIVETGISKTNMGGPLDRSILQDRPRILLVDQTAGDASIACGLAGPESFAAMVRTARAEHPNAQLIVKRHPAVAAGKKKGCIVEADLEGTTVLDADVRPAELLGEVDQVWCVTSALGFEALMRGLPVRCFGAAFYSGWGLTTDEVTTGRRGAARDIETVVAAAMIRYARYVDPVTGRRCEVETALERLVSLRGRAERLSGYWAGVGFSPAKRPPVRRLLNGPRTRLRYFGNPVKARQNAQARSGRLIYWAGKETPEIAAVAAATSVPVVRMEDGFIRSRGLGSDFFGALSVALDDQGVYYDPTGPSRLETLIEGGGQSSDLLARAARLRARVVEAGLSKYNLAGAAVRPDWPADRRKVLVVGQVENDKSILKGCGDIRTNSGLVAAARADFPDAFLIYRNHPDVMNGNRPGRLDASAIQAVDATADGLDIVQCLDACDVLATLTSLSGFEALLRGKTVATYGRPFYGGWGLTTDAMTFERRTRRASLDALVAAALVEYPIYVTPEGWPCEAEDLVEALIAARNDPPPAAPSNQIARWWKGIKASLDQRPPPAY
- a CDS encoding beta-ketoacyl-ACP synthase III; this encodes MPHAVIAATGLFTPEQSISNAELVEAYNAWAERWNAAHAGQIAEGDVAALTPSSEAFIEKASGIKSRFVLDKAGILDPGRMAPYLAERSNDELSIMAEMAVKAAQQAIEAWGKPVSGIGAVLCAASNMPRPYPALAIEIQQALGIEGFGFDMNVACSSATFGIKTAADFLANDPTRAVLMVNPEVCSAHLNFTDRDSHFIFGDVCTAVIVESSETAGPGGWDILGTRLKTVFSNNIRNNFGFLNRWAGETGAAAGSDRPAGQQDDKLFIQQGRKVFKDVVPMVSDMIIDHAGDLGLDPTALKRLWLHQANINMNSMIGRKVLGRDPTEAENVIILDEYANTSSAGSIIAFHLHNDGFEAGETGLICSFGAGYSAGTVFVRQRG
- the ppdK gene encoding pyruvate, phosphate dikinase, which translates into the protein MTQWVYGFGGGSADGDASMKNLLGGKGANLAEMSSLGLPVPPGFTITTEACVHYYSNGQNYPDGLHGQVAEGLAKVEAVVGKTFGDASNPLLVSVRSGARASMPGMMDTVLNLGLNDETVEGLAKLSGDRRFAFDSYRRFITMYSNVVLGLSHDDFEEVLDDHKDRLGVTVDTDLSASDWEKVVAEYKTVVERELGQPFPQDPHEQLWGAVSAVFASWMNDRAKFYRRMHDIPESWGTAVNVQSMVFGNMGETSATGVAFTRNPSTGEARLYGEFLINAQGEDVVAGIRTPQSLTRIGREEMGETAPSMEEAMPTVFAQFVDVVGKLETHYRDMQDIEFTVEQGRLWMLQTRNGKRTAKSALKIAVDLAAEGVISQEEAISRVEPSALDQLLHPTLDPDATRSVIATGLPASPGAATGRIVFDANEAERLGQLGDAVILVREETSPEDIHGMHAARGIVTARGGMTSHAAVVARGMGRPCVCGINALSINEHAGTFTAHGRTFKAGEIITIDGSKGEVLEGSVAMIEPELTGDFQTLMAWADKVRRLKVRANAETPQDARTARGFGAEGIGLCRTEHMFFDEARIAAVREMILADDEAGRRTALAKIEPFQKSDFVELFTIMAGLPVTVRLLDPPLHEFIPHTDEDIDALAAASGIDAAKLKRRARELHETNPMLGHRGCRLGVAYPEIYEMQVRAILEAALEVKKTAAEAPIPEIMHPLVAMGLEMKYLRELTDRTARDVFDKAGDTVEYLVGTMIELPRAALRAGDLAEYAEFFSFGTNDLTQTTFGISRDDSGRFLQAYMDKGIFETDPFVRLDQEGVGDLIRIAAERGGAVRPDIKMGICGEHGGDPASIAFCEQVGLAYVSCSPYRVPIARLAAAQAALNVEREKDR